The following proteins are encoded in a genomic region of Pyricularia oryzae 70-15 chromosome 6, whole genome shotgun sequence:
- a CDS encoding acetylxylan esterase 2 — translation MVSALPIAGLLVAAVAAQTPDASLAPPTSCAPGVQIFAARGTTEAPGVGKIQTVAGNVTAAIPGSAVTAVDYPATFDDYAQSVATGSSDLGQLVKDYVKMCPDSKVALLGYSQGAQAVADLICGASSELMPVKTADLDSIYDKNIIAMILFGDPTRAANQSFNLGTVTDRDGLFPRLKNDACEPYSPRLRSWCDVADRYCDPSAPGGIDTTVHGTYFNKYTQAAKDFIVEQWQLSQKSLPPRSSIGSAQPTGTANGTHPAHPTGAPVPTSTTPVAAGASRTGAAAFGAILMAGVAAFLA, via the exons ATGGTTTCCGCACTCCCCATCGCTGGCCTTTTGGTCGCTGCCGTCGCGGCCCAGACTCCCGATGCGTCCCTCGCGCCCCCGACGTCGTGCGCCCCGGGTGTGCAGATCTTTGCCGCCCGCGGCACGACCGAGGCTCCTGGCGTTGGCAAGATCCAGACCGTCGCCGGCAACGTGACCGCTGCCATTCCCGGCAGCGCCGTCACGGCCGTCGACTACCCTGCCACCTTTGATGACTACGCGCAGAGTGTGGCCACCGGCAGCAGcgaccttggccagctcgtcaaggACTACGTCAAGATGTGCCCCGACAGCAAGGTCGCCCTGCTCGGCTACTCCCAGGGTGCTCAGGCCGTTGCCGATCTCATCTGCGGTGCTAGCAGTGAGCTGATGCCCGTCAAGACGGCTGATCTCGATTCTATCTACGACAAGAACA TCATCGCCATGATCCTTTTCGGCGACCCAACCCGTGCCGCCAACCAGTCGTTCAACCTTGGCACCGTGACTGACCGTGATGGTCTCTTCCCGCGTCTCAAGAACGACGCCTGCGAGCCCTACTCCCCTCGCCTCCGGTCGTGGTGCGACGTCGCTGACCGCTACTGCGACCCCTCCGCCCCTGGCGGTATCGACACCACGGTCCACGGCACCTACTTCAACAAGTAcacccaggccgccaaggactTCATCGTCGAGCAGTGGCAGCTGAGCCAAAAGTCCCTGCCCCCTAGGAGCTCCATCGGCAGCGCCCAGCCCACTGGCACGGCCAACGGCACCCACCCCGCCCATCCCACCGGTGCTCCCGTGCCTACCAGCACCACTCCCGTCGCTGCCGGTGCTTCGAGGACCGGTGCCGCCGCATTTGGCGCCATCCTCATGGCTGGTGTCGCTGCGTTCCTCGCATAG